In the Lepus europaeus isolate LE1 chromosome 18, mLepTim1.pri, whole genome shotgun sequence genome, one interval contains:
- the LOC133777329 gene encoding zinc finger protein 260-like: MIAFEDLAVFFTWEEWQNMNQAQKILYRDVMLETYSSLFSLGYCMTKPDLIFKLEQGAEPWMGEECLHQSLPVAMKLDELIKTNQKSLEENLNQDVMKNNKTLTSKGVEFRKTLNLSISHIPKLSIKKRNYSGIKPEECSICQNVYPHCGPDQLQAGEKFDATTVPGNTLQFCEPLNEQHKIQTMEQALEQIGQGKVFKRKNIFYESEKLFMVETCNKPTATIGKTTQILQDFHKKSNLSIHQQSPKRENVYKYIGPVEPVIYQSHVRMNHRPNIEKKSYACKTCGKSFTNKFCHPLHHSTHIVENPHVCNDCRETTHQKSGVIRHQRIHTGLKSYKCNDCGKFFDQKKYLINHQRIHTGKKPYECNDCGKAFGHKSNLINHQRIHTGDKPYKCSDCGKAFGRKSSLRMHQRIHTGEKPYECSDCGKTFGQKSSLRKHQRIHTEDKPYECNDCGKAFGRKPHLINHQRIHTGDKPYECNDCGKTFGWKSNLINHQRSHTGEKPYECNDCGKAFGQKSHLRKHQRSHTGEKPYECNDCGKTFGQKKYLVNHQRIHTGEKPYECNDCGKAFGRKSSLRKHQRIHTGDTPYECSDCGKTFGQKSHFINHQRSHRGDKPYECNDCGKAFGQKPNLINHQRSHTGDKPYECNDCGKAFGHKSNLRKHQRSHTGEKPYECNDCGKTFGQKSYLVSHQRIHTGEKPYECNDCGKAFGQKSSLTKHQRIHTGEKPYECNDCGKTFGQKSYLVSHQRIHTGEKPYECNDCGKIFGQKSNLRTHQRIHTMEKAYK; encoded by the exons atgatagcatttgaagacctggctgtgttcTTTActtgggaggaatggcagaacatgaaccaagctcagaaaatcctgtacagggatgtgatgctagagacctacagcagcctgtTCTCCCTGG ggtACTGCATgaccaaacctgacttgatcttcaagttggagcaaggagcagagccctggATGGGGGAAGAATGCCTACatcagagccttccag tTGCCATGAAACTGGATGAACTGATTAAGACCAACCAGAAAAGTCTGGAGGAAAATCTGAATCAGgatgttatgaaaaataataagacaTTAACTTCCAAGGGAGTTGAATTCAGAAAAACACTTAATTTAAGTATAAGCCATATTCCAAAACTGAGTATCAAAAAGAGAAACTATTCAGGAATAAAACCTGAAGAATGTAGTATATGTCAGAATGTGTATCCCCATTGTGGGCCTGATCAGCTACAAGCTGGAGAGAAGTTTGATGCTACTACGGTACCTGGGAACactctccagttctgtgagcctcTTAATGAACAGCACAAAATTCAGACCATGGAGCAGGCACTTGAACAAATTGGACAAGGGAAAGTcttcaaaaggaagaatatatTCTATGAATCTGAGAAGCTTTTTATGGTAGAAACCTGTAATAAGCCAACTGCCACTATTGGCAAGACAACCCAAATACTACAAGATTTCCATAAAAAGTCTAACCTCAGTATACATCAACAAAGTCCCAAAAGAGAGAACGTTTATAAGTATATTGGGCCTGTGGAACCTGTCATTTACCAATCACATGTTAGAATGAATCATAGACCAAATATAGAGAAGAAATCCTATGCATGTAAAACTTGTGGGAAGTCATTCACTAATAAATTCTGCCATCCCCTCCATCACAGCACTCATATAGTGGAAAACCCTCATGTGTGTAATGATTGTAGAGAAACCACTCACCAGAAGTCAGGTGTCAttagacatcagagaattcacacagggttgaaatcttataaatgtaatgactgtgggaagTTCTTTGACCAGAAGAAatacctcataaatcatcagagaattcacacagggaagaaaccttatgaatgcaatgactgtggaaaagcctttggccacaagtcaaacctcataaatcatcagagaattcacacaggggataagccttatAAATGCAGTGACTgcggaaaagcctttggccggaAGTCAAGCCTCagaatgcatcagagaattcacacaggggagaaaccttatgaatgcagtgactgtggaaaaacctttggccagaagtcaagcctcagaaagcatcagagaattcacacagaggataagccttatgaatgcaatgactgtggaaaagcctttggccggaagccacacctcataaatcatcagagaattcatacaggggataagccttatgaatgcaatgactgtggaaaaacctttggctggaagtcaaacctcataaatcatcagagaagtcacacaggggagaagccttatgaatgcaatgactgtggaaaagcctttggccagaagtcacacctcagaaagcatcagagaagtcacacaggggagaagccttatgaatgcaatgactgtggaaaaacctttggccagaagaAATACCTcgtaaatcatcagagaattcacacaggggagaaaccttatgaatgcaatgactgtggaaaagcctttggccggaAGTCAAgcctcagaaagcatcagagaattcacacaggggatacGCCTTATGAGTGCAGTGACTGTGGgaaaacctttggccagaagtcacacttcataaatcatcagagaagtcacagaggggataagccttatgaatgcaatgactgtggaaaagcctttggccagaagccaaacctcataaatcatcagagaagtcacacaggggataagccttatgaatgcaatgactgtggaaaagcctttggccacaagtcaaacctcagaaagcatcagagaagtcacacaggggagaagccttatgaatgcaatgactgtggaaaaacctttggccagaagtcataCCTCGTAagtcatcagagaattcacacaggggagaaaccttatgaatgcaatgactgtggaaaagcctttggccagaagtcaagcctcacaaagcatcagagaattcacacaggggagaaaccttatgaatgcaatgactgtggaaaaacctttggccagaagtcataCCTCGTAagtcatcagagaattcacacaggggagaagccttatgaatgcaatgactgtgggaaaatctttggccagaagtcaaacctcagaacgcatcagagaattcacaccatggagaaagcttataaatga